A window of the Ipomoea triloba cultivar NCNSP0323 chromosome 14, ASM357664v1 genome harbors these coding sequences:
- the LOC116004591 gene encoding ATP synthase subunit beta, mitochondrial, with protein MASRRLIASLLRSSASRGGSISRSAVGNSLTRPAPRASPAGFLLNRAVRYATSAASPAEKPSAKPPSGNAPTGKITDEFTGAGSIGQVCQVIGAVVDVRFDEGLPPILTALEVLDNQIRLVLEVAQHLGENMVRTIAMDGTEGLVRGQRVLNTGSPITVPVGRATLGRIINVIGEAIDEKGPLTTDHYLPIHREAPAFVEQATEQQILVTGIKVVDLLAPYQRGGKIGLFGGAGVGKTVLIMELINNVAKAHGGFSVFAGVGERTREGNDLYREMVESGVIKLGDKQSESKCALVYGQMNEPPGARARVGLTGLTVAEHFRDAEGQDVLLFIDNIFRFTQANSEVSALLGRIPSAVGYQPTLATDLGGLQERITTTKKGSITSVQAIYVPADDLTDPAPATTFAHLDATTVLSRQISELGIYPAVDPLDSTSRMLSPHILGEDHYNTARGVQKVLQNYKNLQDIIAILGMDELSEDDKLTVARARKIQRFLSQPFHVAEVFTGAPGKYVELKESINSFQGVLDGKYDDLPEQSFYMVGGIDEVIAKAEKIAKESAA; from the exons ATGGCGTCTCGGAGGCTTATAGCCTCGCTTCTCCGATCATCCGCCTCTCGCGGGGGCTCAATTTCCAGATCCGCCGTTGGGAACTCTCTGACCAGGCCTGCTCCACGCGCCTCCCCCGCCGGCTTTCTCCTGAACCGTGCTGTTCGTTACGCTACCTCCGCTGCGTCCCCGGCCGAGAAGCCATCGGCCAAGCCTCCGTCTGGAAATGCGCCGACGGGGAAGATCACCGATGAGTTCACCGGTGCCGGATCGATCGGTCAAGTCTGCCAGGTTATTGGAGCCGTCGTGGACGTCAGATTCGATGAGGGACTGCCTCCGATCCTCACCGCTCTCGAGGTGCTCGACAACCAAATCAGGCTTGTGCTCGAGGTGGCGCAGCACTTGGGTGAGAACATGGTGAGGACAATTGCTATGGACGGTACTGAAGGGCTCGTCCGTGGTCAACGCGTTCTCAACACCGGCTCTCCTATCACT GTTCCTGTTGGTAGGGCCACTCTTGGTCGTATCATCAATGTCATTGGAGAGGCCATTGATGAGAAAGGCCCACTCA CAACCGATCACTATTTGCCCATTCATCGTGAGGCACCTGCTTTTGTAGAGCAAGCTACTGAGCAACAAATTCTTGTAACTGGAATCAAG GTTGTCGATCTTCTCGCACCATATCAAAGGGGAGGAAAAATTGGGCTTTTTGGTGGTGCAGGAGTCGGGAAGACTGTGCTTATTATGGAACTGATTAACAACGTTGCCAAAGCTCATG GTGGTTTCTCTGTCTTCGCTGGTGTTGGTGAGCGTACTAGAGAGGGTAATGATTTGTACAGAGAAATGGTTGAGAGTGGTGTCATTAAGCTGGGTGATAAGCAA AGTGAGAGTAAATGTGCTCTTGTATATGGTCAAATGAATGAGCCCCCTGGTGCTCGTGCCCGTGTTGGACTTACTGGACTAACTGTCGCTGAGCACTTTAGAGATGCTGAGGGTCAGGATGTGCTTCTCTTTATCGACAACATTTTCAGGTTTACCCAG GCCAACTCTGAAGTCTCTGCTTTGCTTGGGCGTATCCCATCTGCTGTTGGATACCAACCAACTTTGGCTACCGATCTTGGAGGCCTTCAAGAACGTATCACAACTACTAAGAAAGGTTCCATTACATCTGTGCAAGCTATTTATGTGCCTGCTGATGACTTGACTGATCCTGCTCCTGCAACTACCTTTGCTCACTTGGATGCCACAACTGTGTTGTCCCGTcag ATCTCTGAGCTTGGTATTTATCCTGCTGTCGATCCCCTTGATTCTACATCTAGAATGCTTTCTCCCCACATTTTGGGAGAGGACCACTACAATACTGCTCGTGGGGTACAGAAAGTTCTGCAAAACTACAAGAATCTTCAAGATATTATTGCTATCTTGGGTATGGATGAGCTCAGTGAAGATGACAAGTTGACTGTTGCTCGTGCTCGTAAAATTCAAAGGTTCCTTAGCCAGCCTTTCCATGTTGCTGAAGTGTTCACGGGTGCCCCTGGAAAGTATGTCGAGCTGAAGGAGAGCATTAACAGTTTCCAG GGTGTACTGGATGGCAAATATGATGACCTTCCTGAACAGTCATTTTACATGGTTGGTGGAATCGATGAGGTCATTGCCAAGGCAGAGAAGATTGCCAAGGAGTCTGCTGCCTAG